A portion of the Cryptomeria japonica chromosome 5, Sugi_1.0, whole genome shotgun sequence genome contains these proteins:
- the LOC131876004 gene encoding uncharacterized protein LOC131876004: protein MKQKIKAEREAQKAAQTTPNMVSVTIETSKPPKESTTEPISEKIVEPPKKNQKATPQYMTVSSKKTKSDVEVMEVPKKKGIFSRVVREKKEEQKKEHVKETPRKLKITITSTPPTTTVPVRKSNFAVEDIPKENIQSAEATKTNIVKDLENKGIEDAQVLDEAPSGEATGAEELKDSKVISLADKDWVGDTDNRRSTSGYVFMMFGGAISWKSKQKAIVTLPTTEAKYMEATHACKEAIWLKRLCSSIGFDARQITICCDSQNAIILAKNPTFHARTNHIDVQFHFVHDMVGNGKVKLEKVDTLVNVVDALTKPVSTEKFKCCVIFMGLGA from the exons ATGAAACAAAAGATAAAAGCAGAGAGGGAAGCCCAGAAAGCAGCTCAAACCACACCCAATATGGTCTCAGTTACAATAGAAACTTCCAAACCACCAAAAGAATCCACAACTGAGCCTATTAGTGAGAAAATAGTAGAGCCACCTAAGAAGAATCAAAAGGCTACCCCgcagtacatgactgtttcttctAAAAAAACAAAATCAGATGTAGAGGTTATGGAGGTTCCCAAGAAGAAAGGCATTTTTTCTAGAGTTGtgagggaaaagaaagaggaacaaaagaaagaaCATGTTAAAGAGACTCCCCGAAAGCTGAAGATTACAATT ACAAGCACTCCACCAACTACTACTGTACCGGTTAGAAAATCCAATTTTGCAGTAGAGGACATCCCAAAAGAAAATATACAGAGTGCAGAGGCTACAAAGACAAATATAGTTAAGGATTTAGAGAATAAAGGTATAGAGGATGCACAGGTTTTGGAtgaggcaccaagtggcgaagccactggtgcagaAGAGCTAAAAGATTCTAAGGTTATCTCATTAGCTGATAAGG attgggtaggtgacacTGACAAcaggagatccactagtggatatgttttcatGATGTTTGGTGGTGCTATCAGTTGGAAGAGTAAGCAGAAAGCTATAGTCACTTTGCCCACAACAGAGGCAAAGTacatggaagctactcatgcttgtaaggaagccatttggcttaaaaggTTGTGTTCTAGTATTGGTTTTGATGCAAGACAAATTACAATTTGTTGTGACAGCCAAAATGCCATTATTTTAgctaagaatcctactttccatgctagaaCAAATCATATTGATGTACAGTTTCATTTTGTTCATGATATGGTGGGAAATGGAAAGGTAAAGTTGGAGAAGGTTGATACTTTGGTGAATGTCGTAGATGCATTGACAAAGCCAGTGAGCACTGAGAAGTTCAAATGTTGTGTCATTTTCATGGGCCTTGGGGCCTAA